The Thermosynechococcus sp. HN-54 DNA segment CCACAGCAATGGTGAGTTCTGGATCTAAACCCCGTCCAGAAGGGTTTGCTGCTCTGATGCGGAACAAAAACTTCCTCAAATTGTGGGGCGGTCAAATCATCTCGCAACTGGCGGACAAAATTTTTCTGGTACTGCTGATTACACTGGCTGTGTCCTACGATGCCAGCTACGAGCTGCCCGGCTCCAAAGCCTCGGCAGTAATGATTGCCAATACCCTACCAGCAGTCTTCTTTGGCTCAACGGCAGGCACATTTGTGGATCGCTACCCCAAGCGGGAGCTAATGAGCATTACCAATATTTTGCGGGGGCTACTGGTCTTCACGCTGATTTTTATCCCCAAGCGTTTTACGCTGTTGCTCCTGATTGCTTTTTCAGAGTCGATTCTGACCCAATTCTTTGCCCCTGCGGAACAGGCGGCGATTCCCCTCTTGGTCAAGGAGGAAAACCTGCTCTCGGCCAATGCCCTCTTTATTACAACAATGATGGGGTCGCTGGTGGTGGGGTTTGCGATTGGCGAGCCATTGCTCAGTGGTGCCGTTGCGCTCGGCGGTGTCTATGCCCGTGAAGTGGTGGTGGGCACGTTGTATGTTCTGGCGGGGTTGGTTTTAGCCTCGATTCGCTACCGAGAAGCGGTTCATGAACGTGATGGTCAGCTCAATGTCTGGCAGGACTTGCAGGAGGGGTTTCACTATCTGCGCAAGAATCGCCTCTTGGGCAATGCCATGCTCCAGTTAACGATCCTCTATTGTGTTTTTGCTGCTTTGACGGTGTTGGCAGTTAGCTTAGCTCAAGAAATTGGCCTGCGTCCCAATCAGTTTGGCTTTCTCTTGGCCGCCGCAGGGTTGGGGTTAATTTTAGGGGCGGGTATTTTGGGTCAATGGGGGGAGAAGTTGCATCATCGGCCACTGCCGTTGATTGGCTTTTTAGTGATGGCAGCCGTCTTACTGGTCTTTGCCTTTGTGCATCATCTATGGGTGGGTCTAGGCTTAAGTATTTTGTTGGGGATGGGGGCATCTTTGATTGGTATTCCCATGCAGACCCTCATTCAAATTCGGACGCCGGCGGCAATGCGTGGCAAGGTCTTTGGTTTCCAAAATAACATTGTCAATATTGCCCTCAGTGTGCCCCTAGCGGTGGCGGGGATTCTCTCGGATTTCCTTGGCCTGACAGTTGTCATGGTGGGGATGGGGGGCGTGGTGGCGATCGCGGGCATTTGGGCATGGCGAAATACACGAGCCGTTCTTGAAGACGTGATTTAGAATTCTTGAGGAGACGTGAGGAATGCCCCTACTGCACCTGAAGACTTGGCCAGAGGTTGAGGCCTATCTCAACACCTCCAAAGGGATCATTCTCCCCATTGGTTCTACTGAGCAGCACGGCCCTATGGGCTTAATCGGCACCGATGCCCTCTGTGCGGAGGCGATCGCCAAAGGAGTCGGGGAAACGACCCAAGCCTTGGTTGCACCTACCATTTCAGTGGGTATGGCCTTGCACCATACAGCCTTTCCGGGCACCATGAGTTTGCGCCCCAGTACCTTGATTCTCGTGATTCGCGACTATTTAGTGAGCTTGGTGCGTGCAGGTTTTCAACGCTTCTTTTTCATCAATGGTCATGGCGGCAATATTGCCACGGTTAAGGCGGCCTTTGCTGAAACCTATGCGGTCTTAGCAGATCTGCACATTCCAGAAGCGGATCAGGTACGCTGTGAGTTGGCCAATTGGTTTATGTGTAGTTCAGTGATGCAGCTAGCGCGGGAATTATATGGCGATCGCGAGGGGTCTCATGCGACGCCCAGTGAAGTGGCAGTGACCCAGTTTCTCTACCCAGAGGCCATCAAGCGGGTTCCCCTCAATCCCGATGTTAATACCAGCCATGCTATCTACAGTGCCGCAGATTTTCGCCGCCGCTATCCCGATGGCCGCATGGGGGCAGATTCCAGCTTGGCCACCCCTGAGCATGGACAGCAATTTTATGAGCGAGCCGTCCAAGAGTTGAGCGATCGCTACCGTCAATTTCTTCAAGCCGACTAAATGACCGTCTCTCTGACACCGCAAACTTGGTATTGGCAAGGGTACCCGATTCTCTACCGCCATCAAGGCAGCCAAGGTACCCCCCTGCTCCTTATTCATGGTTTTGGTGCCTCTAGCTTGCATTGGCGCAAAAATATTCCTGCCCTCGCTGCCCACCATCGCGTCTATGCCGTTGATTTATTGGGCTTTGGTGGCTCCGCCAAACCGGCTCCCTCAGCCCTCCGCTACACATTTGAGACTTGGGCAACGTTGGTATTGGACTTTTGCCGCGAGGTCATTGGTCAGCCTACTGTTCTCGTTGGCAACTCCATTGGCTGTGTTGTCGCTTTACAGGCCGCTGTTTTCGATCCAG contains these protein-coding regions:
- a CDS encoding creatininase family protein, whose protein sequence is MPLLHLKTWPEVEAYLNTSKGIILPIGSTEQHGPMGLIGTDALCAEAIAKGVGETTQALVAPTISVGMALHHTAFPGTMSLRPSTLILVIRDYLVSLVRAGFQRFFFINGHGGNIATVKAAFAETYAVLADLHIPEADQVRCELANWFMCSSVMQLARELYGDREGSHATPSEVAVTQFLYPEAIKRVPLNPDVNTSHAIYSAADFRRRYPDGRMGADSSLATPEHGQQFYERAVQELSDRYRQFLQAD
- a CDS encoding MFS transporter, which codes for MVSSGSKPRPEGFAALMRNKNFLKLWGGQIISQLADKIFLVLLITLAVSYDASYELPGSKASAVMIANTLPAVFFGSTAGTFVDRYPKRELMSITNILRGLLVFTLIFIPKRFTLLLLIAFSESILTQFFAPAEQAAIPLLVKEENLLSANALFITTMMGSLVVGFAIGEPLLSGAVALGGVYAREVVVGTLYVLAGLVLASIRYREAVHERDGQLNVWQDLQEGFHYLRKNRLLGNAMLQLTILYCVFAALTVLAVSLAQEIGLRPNQFGFLLAAAGLGLILGAGILGQWGEKLHHRPLPLIGFLVMAAVLLVFAFVHHLWVGLGLSILLGMGASLIGIPMQTLIQIRTPAAMRGKVFGFQNNIVNIALSVPLAVAGILSDFLGLTVVMVGMGGVVAIAGIWAWRNTRAVLEDVI